A stretch of DNA from Sander lucioperca isolate FBNREF2018 chromosome 8, SLUC_FBN_1.2, whole genome shotgun sequence:
GGTTCATAGTAGGCAGCCTTAGTGACGTGTAATCCTTCAGTGGTCATGCTTCTGATGCAACATTGAGTCAAAGAGAGTTAGTGGGTCCTTCTTTTTGCAGTGCCACAGCTGTAGtcagaaaaacaatgttttagaATATATATAGGTGCTTGTTTgctattattattgtttaaaCAGCTatattgtacacatttgtttttttgtatttattgtttatttacttttaatatgtttatgtatgcgccatccaccaaggcaaattcttTGTATGtgttacttggcaataaatcattttgtgattctGACGAGTTTATGGATATTTACCACACACCCCATTTTCTTTGaataaaaaacaatcaaagTAGAAACATTCTTATACAGTATCTTCTCCTCAGTTTCACATCCTCTTTATTCTTCTTTGTACTTTCTTTACCTTCAGTTCCCTCTTGGCTTCCTCCTGGCTATGTGTGTTTTGGCCATATGACCGACTGCAAGCATTAAGAAGCCTTTCCCATAAGTTCTGTTTATGCAGATATCTGAGGAACAAACAAGTCACATGCCCAGACAAGTTTCTTGTGAACCAGTGTCTTGGTTTATGCAACATCCCTGGGCCTTGTGAAATGGTTTCCTTCTGTAAatcatttctgtgtaaaagacCCAAGGAAGAGGGCAGCACAGTTTATCTTTAGACATTCTTGTTTAAAAGGGAAAATAACATTCAGCCTGTGAGTGGAAATCTACAGGAAACTGTATTAAAATATCCTGACAGTTGTTAATACGCTGTTTCTAAACATTCTGTATTGTCAGCAGCACTTAACTTAATGTGTAAATAAGAAATGTAGGACAACATAATTTGTGCAGTGATGGGACAGAACACGCTGAGGTCTGTTATCAATAGTTGTAGTTATTTACTTGAAGACATAACAGGAAGGAAAACAATGAAACGAGGTCTGCAATTCCACCCAGCAACATATCTACAGCCAAATATACCCTCTTTTATTTGGTTATAACACCCTTTAAGGAATATTGCTGTTATATCATGTGAAAAGGAAATAATATTCTACAAGCACTGTggtaccatttaaaaaaaaacaaaaaaaaaacaacaactatatATGTACCTTTTAACTTCCTGTTTTCATTTATAAAAACAGGATGTTAAAGGTACATATATAGTTGTATATGTATAGTTGTTGTCTTTATAATATGAAATAATGTTTAGGATTTAACTTTACTACTTTTAGAGACCGAAACTGTAACATGAAGTCAATTATGCAAAAATTGATTTAGAGTGTGCCCTTTGTGAGTTTGAATGAGACAAATGAATTCACACCTCAGTGTAATCAGATGGGTAATGAACACTTCCCTTGGAAAGAGTATCAAGTGATGATACGTGTCTTATGCTGGCGTGTGGTGGCAACACGGGAAAGAGAGAAGTACATTTATTATTCATGTGGCTTCTCCCCCTTGACTTTAGTGCCAGTGTTGTTGTCAGTGAACAGATACTGAGGGACAGGGTGTGGCGGGTGCTGCTGCCACTCTTCACAGCAGGGCACGCTCTTCCTTGCTCCAATGCTGCTCACATTCTCACTGCAGGGCAGCATGGCTCACAGCTCTCTAAACTGATCTGTGGTTTTCTTTCTAGGACATGGAGCTGATTGACATACTGTGGAAGCAGGACATTGATCTCGGCGCCAGGCGTGAAGTTTATGACTACAACCATCGTCAGAAAGAACATGAGCTGCGGAGGCAGAGGGAGctggaagaagagaagaggCAGCATCTGGTCCTGGAGCAGGAGAAGGCCCTGCTGGCACAGCTAGAGCTCGACGAGGAAACAGGAGAGTACATACCCCGCCCGCCACCCAGCGCCCCACTGCAGTCGGCTGTCGCACCTCTAGAGGTTACACAGGTACATTCCCATGGCCATCATTACTCATGTCAGAGGTGGACTACTCCCACCTCATTTGATAGGCTGCGGCTATGTCGTAGCTAGGTAACCACTCATCCTGCAAATTACAGAAACACAGGTGGGTCTGAAGTTTTGCATTGGTGTATTCTGCTCTAGAAACTACTCCACTGAGACATAAGTTCTAATGTAAAATGATGTGCTGTTTTTAACAGATGGTGTGCCACAAAGGATGCTAGGTGGTAAAGTTGTACTTTTACCTTTCTTGCAGAATGTCAGCTTCACAGAAGAGAACGGTGACGCCATGTCATTTGATGAATGTTTGCAACTTCTGGCAGAGACGTTTCCTGTAGAGGAAACTGAGGTAAGAACATtgaattattattactacttaATATTATTGAATTATCATAGCTTGAAGCCTTTAACATGACTTTCAGTTGTATGAAATACATATTCTTGGGTTTGTCTGACAGAACACCTCAGTTTGCCTGGACACAACTGTTGTTTCAGCACCCATGATGCCCCCTGAGCAGCCAGCTCTGCCACTGGCCACCCTCTCCCCAGGTCCACTACTACcaacaccatcaccaccaccaccaccaccacagagGATGTCCCTAGATTTGGAGCAGGCCTGGATGGAGCTTTTGTCCCTCCCTGAGCTGCAGGTATAATACACGGATTTTCCGCCTCAATGGTGGGGTGTTTTGCATTGTGGAACAAATACCCAAAGAATGCTTCAACGGACAGGAGTCTGGCAGTAGAggacaaacacatttttgttcCTCTGTGAGAATGGGGTTTCATACATGTGAGACAGGTGCACCTGACTCATTCCACTGTGATAAAGTTTCATTGTTAAgacctatttaaaaaaaaattttttttgaaATTTGGGGAGGTAGGTGTTGAAGATGTGATGCCGTTTATATGATTAGTAGCCACCAGCTTGATCTAGCAGAAGAAGACATGTTGTTCAGAGAAGGTGTGGCAGTCTTAAAACCTTTACTTTTTGGCAGCAACTAAGGATTTGTGTACATGGTAGTTTTTAATTTGCTGCCTTATCAGTTTTGTTTCAAAGCAGCTCATATTTGCATTAGCTGATGGGTGGAGCAGTGTGCTCCACACTGCTGTTGCACATTTGTTGCCTTGACTTCTTACTGTGGACTGGACTACAATCCTAACCGTACAGCTTACATAGAATTGCATTAGTTGCTCTGGCAAGCTGCTGATAAGACTTTACATTGTAGAAAAAAGGGgttgtgtgtttggtgtgtgaattgtgtttggtgtgtgaaATGTTGCTTCAGTAAGCTGCTTTGTGAAGATAATGTTGTCGCTTAATTCTAATTTTAACATCTGGATATGTAGTTGGTCTTAGAAATTACAGTCGGCTACCTTATGCTACACCCAGCTCTACCAGCAGTTGTCAGTGAAATACCAATCTCTTGGAACAACTGCATGGCTAAAAGCTCCAGGATTGAAACCTTATTATTTAGggaagataataaaaaaaaaaaaaaagaaatatgtatCTTTTTATATCAGTCATCACAATGTGCCACAGATGATGTTTTGGAAGAAACTGTAGGTTTATGAATGAGCACATAACATACATGCatccacaacaacacaaacatgttgacatttttatattcactctcttttggAACTTCTACTGTAATATGTTGATTGTATTTACTTTAATGGttctttaccttttttttctagCAATGCCTGAGCATGCAAATGGAGGACACACTTGAGACCACAACTTATCCTCTTCCAAACAGCCCTGAAGAGCAGAatccaaactacactttttacCCCATGACCGATCTCACAGACAGTGaaccaaacattttaaatgtttgtccTGCAGAGTTTATGAATACATTTGATGTCTCTGTTCCCAGTATGGTCCCACCAGACAATCTCAGCCCGATGAAGGCAAAGGCTCCTCAGTTAAATGATAAATTCCCTGCAGAAAGTTTCTGTGACATATTTTACCCCAATGCCATTCTGGAAGAGAGCAGTGGTCAACATGGCCTTGAAGTAAATGAAAGTAACACCATGTCAGATATCCCAAACAAGCCTCCTTTCACACCAGTGGACATTTACAGCCTCTCAGCTAGAGATGCATTTGACAGAAGCAAAGAGAATCTGACAGCAGAATTGCCAGACTCAGATTCAGGAATCTCTTCAAACATAAGTCCAAACGCTAGTTCACCTGGGAAGTCTTTGTATGGAGATGAGTCCTTTGGTTACAGCGATTCAGACATGGAAGAGATGGACCACAATCCTGGAAGTGTAGAATCTGACTACTCAGAGATGTTCTTACTCAATTTCCAACCTGATGATCTTCAGCGGGCAATTCCTTTATCTGCACAAATGGGGCAGCCACAACAGCAGCAGGAAAAGAAACCCAAACAACACAAGACGGATCCGGCTGAGGAGAACGGCCACAACAATGCCCCCTTCACCAAAGACAAGCAGAAGAAACGCTCGGAAGTGCGTCTCTCCAGAGACGGGCAGAGGGCTAAGGCCCTCAAAATCCCTTTCACTGTTGACATGATTATCAATCTGCCTGTTGATGACTTCAACGAGATGATGTCTAAGCACCAACTGAATGAGGCCCAGCTGGCCCTGGTCCGAGACATACGCCGCCGCGGCAAGAACAAGGTAGCTGCCCAGAACTGCCGAAAACGCAAGATGGAGAACATAGTGGGTCTGGAGAGCAACCTGGACTCACTGAAGGATGAGAAGGCGCGTCTGCTGGAGGAGAAGAGCCAAAACATCACAAACCTGAAGGAAATGAAGCAGCAACTCAACAGCTTGTACCTGGAGGTCTTCAGCATGTTGAGAGATGAGAAGGGCAATTCCTACTCCCCCTCTGACTACTCCCTCCAGCAGTCAACTGAC
This window harbors:
- the nfe2l2a gene encoding nuclear factor erythroid 2-related factor 2a encodes the protein MIMEMEVMHSVQQDMELIDILWKQDIDLGARREVYDYNHRQKEHELRRQRELEEEKRQHLVLEQEKALLAQLELDEETGEYIPRPPPSAPLQSAVAPLEVTQNVSFTEENGDAMSFDECLQLLAETFPVEETENTSVCLDTTVVSAPMMPPEQPALPLATLSPGPLLPTPSPPPPPPQRMSLDLEQAWMELLSLPELQQCLSMQMEDTLETTTYPLPNSPEEQNPNYTFYPMTDLTDSEPNILNVCPAEFMNTFDVSVPSMVPPDNLSPMKAKAPQLNDKFPAESFCDIFYPNAILEESSGQHGLEVNESNTMSDIPNKPPFTPVDIYSLSARDAFDRSKENLTAELPDSDSGISSNISPNASSPGKSLYGDESFGYSDSDMEEMDHNPGSVESDYSEMFLLNFQPDDLQRAIPLSAQMGQPQQQQEKKPKQHKTDPAEENGHNNAPFTKDKQKKRSEVRLSRDGQRAKALKIPFTVDMIINLPVDDFNEMMSKHQLNEAQLALVRDIRRRGKNKVAAQNCRKRKMENIVGLESNLDSLKDEKARLLEEKSQNITNLKEMKQQLNSLYLEVFSMLRDEKGNSYSPSDYSLQQSTDGNVFLVPRIKKTFIKSEDSVLSPL